One Nitrospinota bacterium genomic region harbors:
- the acpS gene encoding holo-ACP synthase — MKWRKRPPGTLANNASSVIISPMSPDPSRPQPRVSIRTGVDICDPARIKKAVARHGERFLRHIFTQGEMDRCSRMADPNPSYAARFAAKEAVMKVLGKGIGKVSFTEIDISADEEGRPVVTLSGKAEKIALELGIASLDVSLSHEKGMAVAFAAGIVGG, encoded by the coding sequence ATGAAATGGAGAAAGAGGCCGCCGGGCACGCTGGCGAATAACGCTTCTTCTGTTATCATATCCCCCATGAGCCCCGATCCATCAAGACCACAGCCCCGCGTCTCCATAAGGACAGGAGTGGACATCTGCGACCCCGCCCGGATCAAAAAGGCGGTGGCCCGCCACGGCGAAAGGTTTTTGCGCCACATATTCACCCAGGGGGAGATGGACCGCTGCTCGCGCATGGCCGATCCCAATCCATCTTACGCCGCCCGTTTCGCCGCCAAGGAAGCGGTGATGAAAGTTCTGGGCAAGGGGATCGGCAAAGTGTCGTTCACTGAAATAGACATTTCGGCGGACGAAGAAGGGCGTCCGGTGGTGACGCTATCGGGCAAAGCGGAGAAAATCGCGCTGGAGCTTGGAATCGCTTCGCTGGACGTGTCGCTGTCGCACGAGAAGGGGATGGCGGTGGCGTTCGCCGCCGGGATAGTGGGGGGATAG
- a CDS encoding BrnT family toxin, translating into MKPGDVVWDISKAAANKKKHGVDFHDAVSVFEDPSTITVEDERHSEQRFLAIGQNITGEVIVIVFAFMDDGKTRLISARKATRRERQYYEKGS; encoded by the coding sequence ATGAAACCTGGTGATGTTGTTTGGGACATAAGCAAGGCCGCCGCAAACAAGAAAAAACATGGAGTGGATTTCCACGACGCGGTGTCTGTATTTGAGGATCCATCAACCATCACCGTTGAAGACGAGAGACATTCCGAACAAAGGTTTTTGGCCATAGGACAAAATATCACCGGTGAAGTGATCGTGATCGTATTCGCATTTATGGATGACGGCAAAACACGTCTTATATCGGCAAGGAAAGCCACAAGACGGGAAAGGCAATACTATGAAAAAGGAAGTTGA
- a CDS encoding BrnA antitoxin family protein, whose amino-acid sequence MKKEVDFGKGKRGPIASTKGKTRITICIDTDVLNWFRAKSEREGRAYQPYINEALREYTRKDQRAIQDIVRDTIRAELKLLRKAV is encoded by the coding sequence ATGAAAAAGGAAGTTGATTTTGGCAAAGGAAAGCGCGGCCCCATTGCGTCCACCAAAGGCAAGACCAGAATAACCATTTGCATAGACACGGACGTATTGAATTGGTTCCGCGCTAAATCCGAACGTGAGGGACGCGCTTACCAGCCATATATAAACGAGGCTTTGCGGGAATATACCAGGAAAGACCAGCGCGCCATTCAGGACATTGTGCGCGACACCATACGCGCGGAACTGAAGCTTTTACGAAAGGCGGTGTGA